The proteins below are encoded in one region of Amycolatopsis acidiphila:
- a CDS encoding TetR/AcrR family transcriptional regulator — MSRTKSDVPPPADARESVARQKRGAGRPAQGDSDHTRNTILDAAIKEFSLRGFKGTTLREVSSAADLTAGTLHHYFPTKRSLYEAAFEYAVEEVYTGFNDILNRHGDLRTRLRGLLQAMIDPSVMSQSRVSMILRGWVDQRDTDVPLHIPPVVDRTLRRIGDDAVLQGEIDEGDVHALLAMFRSMAWGLVVVSLNQETQARNAIEGLMRALMGTLLTRN; from the coding sequence TTGAGCCGCACCAAGAGTGATGTGCCACCACCTGCGGACGCCAGGGAGAGCGTGGCGCGCCAGAAGCGGGGTGCCGGCCGGCCGGCCCAAGGTGACAGTGATCATACGCGGAACACCATTCTTGATGCGGCGATCAAGGAGTTCTCCCTCCGTGGCTTCAAGGGGACCACGCTGCGCGAGGTTTCCTCGGCGGCGGACCTCACCGCCGGCACTCTCCACCACTATTTCCCGACCAAGCGTTCGCTGTACGAGGCGGCGTTCGAGTACGCAGTCGAGGAGGTTTACACCGGGTTCAACGATATTCTGAACCGCCACGGCGACCTTCGAACTCGGCTGCGTGGCCTCTTGCAGGCCATGATTGATCCGAGCGTCATGAGCCAGAGCCGGGTGTCCATGATCCTGCGCGGATGGGTGGATCAGCGAGACACCGATGTTCCGCTGCACATTCCCCCGGTCGTCGATCGAACATTGCGTCGCATCGGAGATGACGCCGTGCTGCAAGGGGAGATCGATGAAGGCGACGTACATGCTTTGCTCGCAATGTTTCGGTCGATGGCCTGGGGGCTCGTAGTGGTGAGCCTGAACCAGGAGACTCAGGCAAGGAATGCGATCGAGGGGCTGATGCGAGCTCTCATGGGAACGCTGCTGACCCGCAACTAA
- a CDS encoding Hsp20/alpha crystallin family protein, protein MLMRTDPFHEFDRLTQQLFGSAPGTWSRPAAMPMDAYRAGDEFVVCFDLPGVDPAAIELDVEHNVLTVKAERRPLPTGDDVRTQVSERPLGVFSRQLLLGDNLDIDNIKADYDTGVLTVRIPVAENAKPRRIAIGRTGGEPREIEA, encoded by the coding sequence ATGTTGATGCGCACCGATCCGTTCCATGAGTTCGACCGGCTGACCCAGCAGCTGTTCGGCAGTGCACCGGGGACCTGGTCGAGGCCGGCGGCGATGCCGATGGACGCCTACCGCGCCGGCGACGAGTTCGTGGTCTGCTTCGACCTGCCCGGCGTGGACCCCGCCGCGATCGAGCTCGACGTCGAGCACAACGTGCTGACCGTCAAGGCCGAGCGGCGTCCACTGCCCACCGGCGACGACGTCCGGACACAGGTCTCCGAACGTCCGCTGGGCGTGTTCTCCCGCCAGCTGCTCCTCGGCGACAACCTGGACATCGACAACATCAAGGCCGACTACGACACCGGTGTCCTCACGGTGCGCATTCCGGTCGCCGAGAACGCCAAGCCACGCCGCATCGCGATCGGCCGGACCGGCGGCGAACCCAGGGAAATCGAGGCCTGA
- a CDS encoding quinone oxidoreductase family protein, which produces MRAAMLRAPGPPEQFEVTEVEIPRFGRDEVLVQVRACGVSSRDVVERNGTYRRDVTFPLVIGLEISGTVVECGQDVPDLRPGDHVCSKAFSSCGQCRLCRTGRETTCSRRRPVRGGYAEYVVLPWDALVRVPSGLPFEETCGLGPAGGVALNAVRDVARVTVGETVLITGATGGVGWMALQIARLSGARVIAATRDPDRRSSLLEAGADEVIVIDGPDFSPQVRTLTDGEGVDVVVDTVGSPVFGSCFNSLAVHGRYALVGQLLGEEISINPARIFFKRASLLGVGSVSRAQLADVVDLAARGQIRPRIACTLPLDDVVRAHHLVERSALFGRVVLAPSPSASTE; this is translated from the coding sequence ATGCGTGCCGCGATGTTGCGCGCACCCGGACCGCCTGAGCAGTTCGAGGTCACCGAGGTCGAGATACCCCGGTTCGGCCGCGACGAGGTACTGGTGCAGGTCAGAGCATGTGGTGTGTCGTCGCGGGATGTCGTCGAACGCAACGGCACCTACCGGCGCGACGTGACGTTCCCCCTGGTGATCGGCCTGGAGATCAGTGGGACGGTCGTTGAATGCGGCCAGGATGTGCCCGACCTCCGGCCGGGCGATCACGTGTGCAGCAAGGCCTTCAGCAGTTGCGGGCAATGCCGGCTGTGCCGGACCGGACGGGAGACGACGTGCTCGCGCAGGCGGCCGGTGCGCGGCGGCTACGCCGAGTACGTCGTGCTGCCGTGGGATGCGCTCGTCCGGGTCCCGTCCGGACTGCCGTTCGAGGAGACCTGCGGCCTTGGGCCGGCCGGCGGCGTCGCGCTCAACGCGGTCCGCGACGTCGCACGCGTCACGGTCGGAGAGACTGTTCTGATCACCGGCGCCACGGGGGGAGTCGGCTGGATGGCGCTGCAGATCGCGCGGCTGTCCGGTGCCAGGGTCATCGCGGCCACCCGCGACCCCGACCGGCGATCCTCCCTCCTCGAGGCGGGCGCCGACGAGGTGATCGTGATCGACGGCCCTGACTTCTCACCGCAGGTGCGGACGCTCACCGACGGAGAAGGTGTCGACGTCGTGGTCGACACGGTCGGCAGCCCGGTCTTCGGCTCCTGCTTCAACAGCCTCGCCGTGCACGGTCGTTACGCCCTCGTCGGCCAGCTCCTCGGCGAGGAGATCTCGATCAACCCGGCGCGGATCTTCTTCAAGCGCGCGAGCCTGCTCGGGGTCGGCAGTGTGAGCCGTGCGCAACTGGCCGACGTCGTCGACCTGGCCGCGCGCGGCCAGATCAGACCACGGATCGCGTGCACGCTCCCGCTCGATGACGTCGTGCGGGCACACCACCTCGTCGAGCGGAGCGCGTTGTTCGGCCGAGTGGTGTTGGCGCCGTCCCCGTCAGCTTCGACAGAATGA
- a CDS encoding DUF6292 family protein, producing MTASLDISLQQHTAYRALRGYLSAVAAELGVGLESATIDHTTPVSAYLALDTRLPRYPDRDVALLWDEKHGWAIAIETHSSEDLIVLAYLGGPTIAPAPRNIARFVDTLHRDDRTVCGAAPPAIRSAGSLDDLATQLLAYLPVPSAVEPSPERSCQP from the coding sequence GTGACCGCGTCGCTCGACATCTCGCTCCAGCAGCACACCGCATATCGCGCGCTGCGCGGCTACCTGAGCGCGGTAGCCGCTGAACTCGGAGTGGGGCTGGAATCCGCCACCATCGACCACACCACTCCGGTCTCGGCCTACCTCGCGCTCGACACCCGCCTACCCCGCTACCCCGACCGCGACGTCGCACTGCTGTGGGACGAGAAGCACGGCTGGGCCATCGCGATCGAAACACACTCCAGCGAAGACCTGATCGTCCTCGCCTACCTGGGCGGCCCCACGATCGCGCCCGCACCGAGGAACATCGCACGGTTCGTCGACACTCTCCACCGCGACGACCGCACCGTCTGCGGGGCGGCCCCGCCCGCGATCCGCTCGGCTGGGAGTCTGGATGACCTGGCTACCCAGTTGCTCGCCTACCTGCCGGTCCCCTCGGCCGTGGAGCCAAGCCCCGAAAGGTCCTGCCAACCGTGA
- a CDS encoding glycosyltransferase family 4 protein, with translation MVAPPWFELPPQGYGGVEAVCADLVDALVTRGHEVIVVGVGHNGTRGRFRRTYDTPQGARLGEPMPEVLHAAATGRILDELDVDVVHDHSLAGPLLARGRDIPTVVTVHGPVSGEPGQYYRHLGDRVRLVAISDAQRRVAPDLNWCATVHNAIDVDDFPFHEDKEDWVLFLGRCTPDKGMHLAIDVAREAGRNIVLAAKCSEPAEIRYFETEIKPRLGHDVVWLGEVGGEQKKELLAKARCLLFPIQWEEPFGMVMIEAMACGTPVVALRRGSVPEVVAHGRTGLVCDDPAELADAINAVEAISSAACRAHVLHRFHPDAMASGYERVYRRALADAGWERTAPLRPMRGRSWAGQSLLQTG, from the coding sequence ATGGTCGCGCCACCGTGGTTCGAACTGCCCCCACAGGGTTACGGAGGCGTCGAGGCGGTTTGCGCCGATCTGGTCGACGCGCTGGTCACGCGCGGACACGAGGTCATCGTCGTCGGCGTGGGACACAACGGGACACGCGGCCGGTTCCGGCGCACGTATGACACCCCGCAGGGCGCACGCCTCGGGGAGCCGATGCCCGAAGTGCTGCACGCGGCCGCGACCGGCCGGATCCTGGACGAGCTGGACGTCGACGTCGTCCACGACCACTCGCTGGCCGGTCCGCTGCTGGCCCGCGGTCGCGACATCCCGACCGTGGTCACGGTGCACGGCCCGGTCAGCGGTGAACCCGGCCAGTACTACCGCCACCTTGGCGACCGCGTCCGGCTCGTCGCGATCTCGGATGCGCAGCGACGCGTCGCACCGGACCTCAACTGGTGTGCGACGGTGCACAACGCGATCGATGTCGACGACTTTCCGTTCCACGAGGACAAGGAGGACTGGGTCCTCTTCCTCGGCCGCTGTACCCCCGACAAGGGCATGCACCTCGCGATCGACGTAGCCCGCGAGGCAGGCCGGAACATCGTGCTGGCCGCCAAGTGCTCCGAACCGGCCGAGATCCGCTACTTCGAGACCGAGATCAAGCCGCGCCTGGGCCACGACGTGGTGTGGCTGGGCGAGGTCGGCGGTGAGCAGAAGAAGGAGCTGCTGGCCAAGGCGCGCTGTCTGCTCTTCCCCATTCAGTGGGAAGAACCGTTCGGTATGGTCATGATCGAGGCCATGGCCTGCGGCACGCCCGTGGTGGCCCTGCGGCGCGGTTCGGTGCCCGAGGTGGTCGCCCACGGCCGCACCGGGCTGGTGTGCGACGACCCGGCCGAACTGGCCGACGCGATCAACGCCGTCGAGGCGATCAGCTCCGCCGCATGCCGTGCCCACGTGCTTCACCGGTTCCATCCGGACGCCATGGCCTCGGGCTACGAGCGGGTCTACCGGCGGGCACTCGCCGACGCCGGCTGGGAACGTACGGCGCCCCTGCGGCCGATGCGCGGCCGGAGCTGGGCCGGGCAAAGCCTGCTTCAGACCGGATAG
- a CDS encoding thiolase family protein translates to MNRASTTVSVAGVGTAGFARHSGVSAIALADIALTEALDDCGLSRASVDGLLVHIGSPRGADYDTLARMLGLYVGFAGQTWAHGRFTGTIIQHAVLALAHGLAEYVVCLATFRNSVWGRHGTTGFPDFAEAIREGGGPHAETLPAGLAAPIGGAAMAAQRYMHVYGVDAAKLGAVALAQRRAALQNPLAVMREPLDLATYLRSPFVVEPLRRLDCSVPVDTAVAVVLTRADRARDMPRPPVDVLGFQGLSAGPDEFVFGPPGLGVHQVSAVNRRPEGAAQAVFRTTGLTPADIDTLHCYDGFSPQVLWTLERFGFCPAGESADWVQGGRIEIDGELPVNTSGGHLSEGHSNGWGQTIEIVRQLRGEAGPRQVNDCQTAMWATTFGDAIIYGR, encoded by the coding sequence ATGAACCGGGCCTCAACGACAGTCAGTGTCGCGGGTGTCGGGACGGCCGGCTTCGCGCGGCACAGTGGAGTCAGTGCCATTGCGCTCGCCGACATCGCACTGACCGAAGCTCTCGACGACTGTGGGCTGTCTCGTGCCTCGGTCGACGGGCTGCTCGTCCACATCGGCTCGCCCCGGGGAGCCGACTACGACACGCTCGCACGAATGCTCGGTCTGTACGTCGGTTTCGCCGGGCAAACCTGGGCCCACGGGCGCTTCACGGGAACCATCATCCAGCATGCGGTCCTGGCCCTCGCTCACGGTCTCGCCGAGTACGTCGTGTGCCTTGCCACGTTCCGCAACAGCGTCTGGGGCAGGCACGGCACGACCGGGTTCCCCGACTTCGCCGAAGCGATCCGCGAGGGCGGCGGGCCGCACGCCGAAACGTTGCCGGCCGGGCTCGCCGCCCCAATCGGTGGCGCGGCCATGGCTGCCCAGCGCTACATGCATGTCTACGGTGTCGATGCCGCGAAACTCGGCGCAGTCGCGCTGGCCCAGCGGAGGGCGGCGCTGCAGAACCCGCTCGCGGTGATGCGTGAGCCGCTGGATCTGGCCACCTATCTGCGTTCACCGTTCGTCGTCGAACCCCTTCGCAGACTCGACTGCTCGGTGCCCGTGGACACCGCGGTCGCGGTTGTGCTCACGCGCGCCGACCGTGCCCGGGACATGCCGCGCCCGCCGGTCGATGTGCTCGGATTCCAGGGCCTGTCCGCCGGCCCGGACGAGTTCGTGTTCGGGCCGCCCGGACTGGGCGTCCATCAGGTCTCGGCCGTGAACCGCCGGCCGGAGGGTGCCGCCCAGGCGGTCTTTCGGACCACCGGGCTCACACCCGCGGACATCGACACGCTCCACTGCTACGACGGGTTCTCGCCACAGGTCCTGTGGACTCTTGAGCGATTCGGTTTCTGCCCGGCAGGTGAATCGGCGGACTGGGTGCAGGGCGGCCGGATCGAGATCGACGGAGAACTTCCCGTGAACACAAGCGGCGGCCATCTGTCCGAAGGGCACTCCAACGGCTGGGGGCAGACCATCGAAATCGTACGACAGTTGCGCGGGGAGGCCGGACCGCGGCAGGTCAACGACTGTCAGACGGCCATGTGGGCCACGACGTTCGGGGATGCGATCATCTATGGCCGTTGA
- a CDS encoding Hsp20/alpha crystallin family protein, whose product MDGLPGAASPAEPTIGRFSGGEVRTMALPVLRSSNTVNRWDPFREFEDLHGRLDEWLESAVSGVPVWSPLADVSETADAYLVAVDLPGVKREDVSVELMGTTLAIAGELKEREQAGWFRSRTRRRGRFEYRTTLPHEVDADRVEANLNDGVLSVRIPKSEAMKPRRIEITGN is encoded by the coding sequence GTGGATGGCCTGCCTGGGGCGGCTTCCCCGGCAGAGCCGACCATTGGTCGATTTTCCGGAGGAGAGGTGAGAACCATGGCACTGCCTGTGCTGCGTTCGTCGAACACGGTGAACCGGTGGGATCCGTTCCGTGAGTTCGAGGATCTCCACGGCCGATTGGACGAGTGGCTGGAGTCGGCTGTCAGCGGCGTGCCTGTGTGGTCCCCGCTGGCCGACGTGTCGGAGACGGCCGATGCCTATCTGGTGGCGGTCGATCTGCCAGGCGTGAAGCGTGAGGACGTCTCTGTCGAGCTGATGGGCACCACGCTGGCGATCGCCGGTGAGCTGAAGGAGCGGGAGCAGGCCGGGTGGTTCCGGTCTCGCACTCGACGGCGAGGCCGGTTCGAGTACCGCACCACGCTGCCGCATGAGGTCGACGCCGACCGCGTCGAGGCGAACCTGAACGACGGCGTGCTGAGTGTGCGGATTCCGAAGAGCGAGGCCATGAAGCCGCGCCGGATCGAGATCACCGGGAACTGA
- a CDS encoding Zn-ribbon domain-containing OB-fold protein, giving the protein MAVDAHTVSEFPGTGAASDLMPSRTDDTEAFYSALDNDGRLLLQLCRACNRHRTPTVPVCPHCGAREFTWTAAAGTGRLYSWVRYHRPYLSPFASLTPYSVGLVELAEGPRMFGRLVGIPSPVIGMRVRTVLERWSDGVVVPAFGAAEEGE; this is encoded by the coding sequence ATGGCCGTTGACGCCCACACCGTGTCAGAGTTTCCGGGAACCGGCGCGGCGAGCGACCTGATGCCGTCCAGGACGGACGACACCGAGGCGTTCTATTCCGCTCTGGACAACGACGGCCGGCTACTGCTCCAGCTCTGCAGGGCCTGTAACCGGCACCGAACGCCAACAGTGCCGGTGTGCCCGCACTGCGGCGCCCGGGAATTCACCTGGACAGCGGCGGCGGGAACCGGCCGGCTGTACAGCTGGGTGCGTTACCACCGTCCCTATCTTTCCCCGTTCGCGTCATTGACACCCTATTCGGTCGGCCTGGTGGAACTCGCCGAAGGGCCGCGAATGTTCGGACGTCTCGTCGGCATTCCGTCTCCGGTCATCGGTATGCGCGTCCGAACGGTCTTGGAGCGCTGGTCTGACGGAGTGGTCGTGCCCGCGTTCGGTGCCGCTGAGGAGGGTGAGTGA
- a CDS encoding HSP18 transcriptional regulator produces the protein MDADPITTLGDIRAVVVAARKGGAEREQLLDALAALRAVRDELSAWEPELISAARSNGTSWAALAPALGVASRQAAERRYLRLRPSDTGEATGEARVDAQRDKRAGDRAVAEWARRNAGSLRKLAGQVSALEGLGAAAQDSADRVGDALGTDNPADLLSPLAASHPHLVEHHRGLADQLAGIAEHTDRLRRDAAVQRRTQR, from the coding sequence ATGGACGCTGACCCGATCACCACCCTCGGCGACATTCGCGCCGTGGTCGTCGCCGCCCGGAAAGGTGGCGCGGAGCGTGAGCAACTGCTCGACGCGCTGGCCGCGCTGCGCGCGGTGCGCGATGAGCTCAGTGCGTGGGAACCGGAACTGATCAGCGCGGCCCGCTCGAACGGCACCAGCTGGGCGGCACTGGCCCCGGCGCTCGGGGTGGCTAGCCGACAGGCCGCCGAGCGTCGCTATCTGCGGCTGCGGCCGTCCGACACCGGAGAAGCCACCGGCGAAGCCCGGGTCGACGCGCAGCGTGACAAACGCGCCGGCGACCGCGCCGTCGCGGAGTGGGCGCGACGCAACGCCGGGTCGTTGCGGAAGCTGGCCGGGCAGGTGAGCGCCCTCGAAGGGCTCGGTGCCGCGGCGCAGGACAGCGCCGACCGGGTCGGCGACGCACTCGGCACCGACAACCCCGCCGACCTGCTCAGCCCCCTCGCCGCGTCCCACCCGCACCTGGTCGAACACCACCGGGGACTCGCCGACCAGCTGGCGGGCATCGCCGAGCACACCGATCGGCTTCGCCGCGACGCCGCCGTCCAGCGACGCACCCAGCGCTGA
- a CDS encoding amylo-alpha-1,6-glucosidase, whose product MTEGWTFAGEPARLSGGSVTLLEGASFCLCEQTGDINRGSPHGLFFRDTRILSEWQLRLDDEAVEPLAVMAEASYSATFLGRARPRAGLADSTLLVERHRFVDAGMREDIVLRNLGPEAAACTLTVRVEADFADLFEVKQGKIRRHGHHSIEHGDGRLRLARRWRDQDREVHIVAEDAVTSADTITFPVVVPARGTWRTTMQVLPVVDGKESPQSFPQDRPVELTGPALRSTEWRETGPSLVADDDSLRHTLARSRSDLGALRIFDPDLPNRAAVAAGAPWFMALFGRDSIITSLMTIPLDPSLALGTAQTLARYQGKRVDPVTEEEPGRIPHELRFGDASLTLGGNVYYGTVDATPLFVMLLGELRRWGVDREQVHALLPHADEALAWIEHYGDADGDGFIEYRRATDRGLVNQGWKDSWDGITFADGRIPQAPIALCEAQGYVYAAYLARALLADEAGDAEGARRWRERAARLKRAFNERFWLPHRGWYALGLDRDKRPIDSLASNMGHLLWTGIVDDDKAAAVADRLLSPEMFSGWGVRTLATTMGAYNPMSYHNGSVWPHDNGIIAAGLMRYGFVDHAQRVACAVLDAAAEFDGRLPELICGFDRSEYPRPVPYPTACSPQAWAAATPVELLRVLLRAEPCLPHGRVRLDPVLPQRFGALRLRDVPFGGTSVCVGIHDGQPRVDGLPEGWQVVRQACACD is encoded by the coding sequence ATGACCGAGGGCTGGACCTTCGCCGGGGAACCCGCCCGGCTCAGCGGTGGCTCGGTCACCCTGCTGGAGGGGGCATCGTTCTGCCTCTGCGAGCAGACCGGGGACATCAACCGGGGTTCCCCGCACGGACTGTTCTTCAGGGACACCCGGATCCTGTCCGAATGGCAGCTCCGGCTCGACGACGAAGCCGTCGAACCGCTCGCGGTGATGGCCGAGGCGTCGTATTCCGCGACGTTCCTTGGGCGCGCGCGGCCTCGGGCCGGTCTGGCCGACAGCACGCTGCTTGTCGAGCGCCACCGGTTCGTCGACGCCGGCATGCGCGAGGACATCGTGCTGCGCAACCTCGGCCCGGAGGCCGCCGCGTGCACGCTCACAGTGCGGGTCGAGGCGGACTTCGCCGACCTGTTCGAGGTGAAGCAGGGCAAGATCCGCCGCCACGGCCACCACAGCATCGAGCACGGCGACGGCCGGCTGCGGCTGGCGCGGCGCTGGCGGGACCAGGATCGCGAGGTGCACATCGTCGCGGAGGACGCGGTCACTTCCGCCGACACGATCACCTTCCCCGTGGTCGTCCCCGCACGAGGCACCTGGCGGACCACCATGCAGGTCTTACCCGTGGTGGACGGCAAGGAGTCGCCCCAGTCGTTCCCGCAGGACCGGCCGGTCGAGCTGACCGGCCCAGCCCTGCGCTCGACCGAATGGCGGGAAACCGGGCCCAGCCTGGTCGCGGACGACGACTCGCTGCGCCACACCCTCGCGCGCAGCCGCAGCGACCTCGGCGCCCTGCGAATCTTCGATCCCGACCTGCCGAACCGGGCGGCCGTGGCCGCGGGAGCGCCGTGGTTCATGGCCCTGTTCGGGCGCGACTCGATCATCACCTCACTGATGACGATCCCGCTGGATCCCTCGCTCGCGCTCGGCACCGCGCAGACTCTCGCGCGCTACCAGGGAAAGCGGGTCGACCCGGTTACCGAGGAGGAGCCGGGGCGCATCCCCCACGAGCTGCGGTTCGGCGACGCGTCGCTGACACTCGGCGGCAACGTGTACTACGGCACCGTCGACGCCACACCGCTGTTCGTGATGCTGCTCGGCGAGCTGCGCCGCTGGGGCGTGGACCGCGAACAGGTGCACGCACTGCTACCGCACGCCGACGAGGCACTCGCGTGGATCGAACACTACGGCGACGCCGACGGCGACGGGTTCATCGAGTACCGGCGCGCCACCGACCGTGGGCTGGTCAACCAGGGCTGGAAGGACTCCTGGGACGGAATCACTTTCGCCGACGGCCGGATCCCGCAGGCGCCGATCGCGCTGTGCGAGGCGCAGGGCTACGTCTACGCCGCCTACCTCGCCCGCGCGCTGCTGGCCGACGAGGCCGGGGACGCCGAGGGCGCACGGCGGTGGCGGGAGCGGGCCGCACGGCTCAAGCGAGCGTTCAACGAGCGGTTCTGGTTGCCCCACCGCGGGTGGTACGCGCTCGGCCTGGACCGGGACAAGCGGCCCATCGACTCGCTCGCGTCCAACATGGGCCACCTGCTGTGGACCGGCATCGTGGACGACGACAAGGCCGCCGCCGTCGCGGATCGCCTGCTGTCCCCGGAAATGTTCAGCGGCTGGGGTGTACGCACGCTGGCGACCACCATGGGCGCGTACAACCCGATGAGCTACCACAACGGCTCGGTGTGGCCGCACGACAACGGGATCATCGCGGCCGGTCTCATGCGCTACGGCTTCGTCGACCACGCCCAGCGGGTCGCCTGCGCGGTGCTGGACGCCGCGGCGGAGTTCGACGGCCGGCTGCCCGAGCTGATCTGCGGGTTCGACCGGTCTGAATACCCGCGCCCGGTTCCATATCCGACGGCCTGCTCGCCGCAGGCCTGGGCCGCGGCGACCCCGGTCGAACTGCTGCGGGTGCTGCTGCGGGCCGAGCCGTGCCTACCGCACGGCCGGGTCCGGCTCGATCCCGTGCTGCCCCAGCGATTCGGCGCGCTGCGCCTGCGTGACGTGCCGTTCGGTGGCACGAGTGTGTGTGTCGGCATCCATGATGGACAGCCGCGAGTGGACGGTTTGCCCGAGGGCTGGCAGGTGGTACGGCAGGCGTGCGCCTGCGACTGA
- a CDS encoding 4Fe-4S binding protein yields the protein MPYVITQSCCSDSSCVSACPVNCIHPAPDDPDFGMTEMLYIDPERCIDCGACVEECPVDAIAADWELTEATERYAAINAHYYDGEDKSQYSAETYIARRRVVDVLEPPRFAIVGAGPAAFYAAEEIASTRGLNAQINLFEQLPAPGGLVRYGVAPDHPDTKKIGQTFARIAKSPGTTIYLNVEVGSDISHEELLAHHHAVLYAVGAPADRELGVPGEELAGSYAASDIVRWYNGHPDFADRTFDLAADKAVVVGNGNVALDVARIMLAGAEELGRTDVADHALAVLTGSPLREVIVLGRRGPAQAACSVPELLALTHLPEVELGVDERDATLDPVSAEALRNSPHATTRLKADIFAEIARGGRSGKDRRMTFKFFASPTEIVGHDRVEGLRVERTELVARADGSLEPRRTGMTEVIDCGIVIRSVGFRAVALPGLPFDQDRGVVPNRRGRVVTAGDQILPGTYVAGWAKRGPTGVIGTNRKCARESVEALVEDYLAGRLAAPSHGSTKLGELVSSRKPTAITFESWEKIDRYERSLGHSQGRPRVKLATVREMLDVIGSERTIRSRT from the coding sequence ATGCCCTACGTCATCACTCAGAGCTGCTGCAGCGACTCTTCGTGTGTTTCGGCATGCCCCGTCAACTGCATCCATCCGGCTCCGGACGACCCCGACTTCGGCATGACGGAGATGCTGTACATCGACCCCGAACGATGTATCGACTGCGGCGCGTGCGTCGAGGAATGCCCCGTCGACGCCATTGCCGCGGATTGGGAGCTCACCGAGGCGACCGAGCGGTACGCGGCGATCAATGCGCACTACTACGACGGCGAGGACAAGTCGCAGTACAGCGCCGAAACCTACATAGCGCGCCGCCGCGTCGTCGACGTGCTCGAGCCACCGCGTTTCGCGATAGTCGGCGCTGGACCCGCGGCTTTCTATGCCGCCGAGGAGATCGCCTCGACACGAGGGCTCAACGCACAGATCAACCTTTTCGAGCAATTGCCGGCGCCAGGTGGGCTGGTTCGCTACGGCGTCGCCCCGGATCATCCCGATACGAAGAAGATCGGACAGACCTTCGCTCGTATCGCCAAGAGTCCGGGAACCACTATCTACCTCAACGTGGAAGTGGGGTCGGATATCAGTCATGAAGAGTTGCTCGCCCACCATCACGCGGTGCTATACGCGGTTGGCGCCCCGGCCGATCGAGAGCTGGGCGTCCCGGGGGAGGAGCTGGCCGGAAGCTACGCGGCCAGCGACATCGTCCGCTGGTACAACGGCCATCCGGATTTCGCCGATCGCACGTTCGACCTGGCTGCGGACAAGGCCGTGGTGGTCGGCAACGGGAACGTCGCCCTGGACGTGGCAAGGATCATGCTCGCCGGCGCGGAGGAACTGGGACGGACCGACGTGGCCGATCACGCGCTGGCGGTTCTCACCGGGAGCCCGCTGAGGGAGGTGATCGTCCTCGGTCGTCGCGGCCCGGCACAGGCGGCTTGCTCGGTCCCGGAGCTCCTCGCACTCACACACCTTCCGGAGGTCGAACTCGGGGTCGATGAACGCGACGCCACACTCGATCCGGTCTCGGCCGAGGCCCTGCGCAACAGTCCACACGCGACGACGCGGCTCAAAGCGGACATCTTCGCCGAGATCGCCAGGGGAGGACGCTCCGGCAAGGACAGGAGAATGACTTTCAAGTTCTTTGCCTCCCCGACCGAGATCGTGGGGCACGATCGCGTCGAAGGGCTGCGTGTCGAGCGCACCGAACTCGTCGCTCGCGCGGATGGAAGCCTCGAGCCGCGCCGGACTGGAATGACCGAGGTCATCGACTGCGGGATCGTCATCCGTTCAGTGGGGTTCCGCGCGGTTGCCTTGCCGGGGCTGCCGTTCGACCAAGACCGTGGCGTCGTCCCGAACCGCCGCGGCCGGGTCGTCACCGCCGGTGACCAGATCCTGCCTGGAACCTACGTCGCCGGCTGGGCCAAGCGTGGGCCGACCGGTGTCATCGGAACCAACAGGAAATGCGCGCGTGAGTCAGTCGAGGCGCTCGTCGAGGACTATCTCGCGGGCAGGCTTGCGGCGCCCTCACACGGAAGCACCAAGCTTGGTGAGCTTGTCTCGAGCCGAAAGCCGACCGCGATCACTTTCGAATCGTGGGAAAAGATCGACCGTTATGAACGGTCGCTCGGCCACAGCCAGGGCCGACCGCGGGTCAAGCTGGCCACGGTGCGGGAAATGCTCGACGTGATCGGCTCCGAGCGCACTATCCGGAGTCGCACATGA